Proteins encoded in a region of the Anopheles ziemanni chromosome 2, idAnoZiCoDA_A2_x.2, whole genome shotgun sequence genome:
- the LOC131281367 gene encoding adenylate kinase isoenzyme 1, producing MCHQMALEHESKAKDKAAASSPASSGSSSPAVQVPNATSGHMRDANVPIIWVLGGPGCGKGTQCEKIVAKYNFSHFSTGDLLRDEVASGSEKGKELQDMMKKGILVPNETVLKLLEAAMVKALNGTVGYLIDGYPREPAQGPEFEKFIAPVDIVLYFECSNETLVARILKRAAQSATVRADDNEETLKTRIATFRENTEKILVQYPTQLKRINAERAPEEIFADVEKAIDELLVKKGKK from the exons ATGTGCCATCAGATGGCGCTCGAGCACGAATCGAAGGCGAAGGACAAGGCAGCCGCCTCCTCTCCGGCTTCCTCCGGCAGCAGCTCACCGGCGGTACAGGTGCCGAACGCTACGAGTGGCCAC ATGCGCGACGCTAACGTTCCGATCATCTGGGTTCTCGGTGGACCGGGCTGTGGCAAGGGCACCCAGTGCGAGAAGATCGTGGCCAAGTACAACTTCTCGCACTTCAGCACGGGTGATCTGCTGCGCGATGAGGTCGCTTCGGGATCAGAGAAGGGAAAGGAGCTGCAGGACATGATGAAGAAGGGTATCCTGGTGCCGAACGAGACCGTGCTGAAGCTGCTCGAGGCCGCCATGGTGAAGGCGTTGAACGGTACCGTTGGCTATCTGATTGATGG CTACCCGCGGGAACCTGCCCAGGGTCCGGAGTTTGAGAAGTTCATCGCCCCGGTAGACATCGTCCTCTACTTTGAGTGCTCCAAC GAAACGCTGGTGGCTCGCATCTTGAAGCGCGCGGCCCAGTCGGCCACGGTTCGTGCCGACGACAACGAGGAAACGCTGAAGACGCGCATCGCCACCTTCCGGGAGAACACAGAAAAGATTCTGGTGCAGTACCCGACCCAGCTGAAGCGG ATCAACGCCGAGCGTGCCCCGGAAGAAATCTTCGCCGATGTTGAGAAGGCCATCGACGAGCTGCTGGTGAAGAAGGGCAAGAAGTAA
- the LOC131283098 gene encoding uncharacterized protein LOC131283098 produces MRPMFVIMVALLLIPSLAAVAICEQQAKRIVHRFYPLRHCQRSNRTVIGLANVKTVRECANLARHKQALAFNYAPEGRNRSNLFVVALEREQNSSSRPSPWKPTQLPSSGGVEEGFEDFYNCHVLDCPEYRNLSTIVNDTRFDYYSLYARNLPSANATCIPSIGMFSFEEIKLNYSNAYNSCVSLGGSLAHIVSDTRTFYLSKYISTLPHANQSSSDKSGSLFFVGLNETIRDRFFTSSDERLDCFIFRAWAPGHPERNRHPGCVALTDEGSWKVFSCNRSLPYICELHTSGPALAEPKLKRKCSVKRPNNRFAPTKHITN; encoded by the exons ATGAGACCAATGTTCGTCATTATGGTGGCATTATTGCTGATACCGTCGCTTGCAGCAGTGGCGATTTGCGAACAGCAAGCGAAAAGAATAGTCCACCGGTTCTATCCTCTACGACACTGCCAGCGTTCGAACCGCACGGTGATCGGTCTGGCAAATGTGAAAACTGTGCGTGAGTGTGCCAACCTCGCACGCCACAAGCAAGCTCTGGCGTTCAACTATGCTCCTGAGGGGCGAAATCGAAGCAACCTGTTTGTGGTGGCGTTAGAACGCGAGCagaacagcagcagccggcCTTCACCATGGAAACCCACGCAGCTACCCTCGTCGGGTGGAGTGGAGGAGGGGTTCGAAGATTTCTACAACTGCCACGTGCTGGACTGCCCGGAGTATCGGAATCTTTCCACGATTGTCAACGATACACGCTTCGACTATTATAGTCTTTACGCCCGAAATTTGC CGTCGGCGAATGCAACTTGTATTCCGTCCATcggaatgttttcatttgaagaaataaagtTAAACTACTCCAACGCCTATAACTCCTGCGTATCGCTCGGGGGAAGCTTGGCCCATATCGTGAGTGACACCAGAACGTTCTACCTGTCAAAGTATATATCCACGTTGCCACACGCCAACCAGTCCAGCTCCGACAAATCCGgttctttgtttttcgttggGTTAAACGAAACGATTCGTGATCGATTCTTCACTTCCAGCGATGAACGGTTGGACTGTTTCATCTTCCGTGCATGGGCTCCCGGACACCCGGA ACGCAATCGACATCCTGGCTGCGTTGCGCTCACCGACGAAGGATCCTGGAAGGTCTTCAGTTGCAACCGTAGTTTGCCCTACATTTGCGAGCTGCACACCTCAGGCCCAGCGCTTGCCGAACCCAAGCTGAAACGCAAATGTTCCGTCAAACGACCAAACAACAGATTCGCTCCGACCAAACACATCACAAATTGA